The following DNA comes from Malania oleifera isolate guangnan ecotype guangnan chromosome 12, ASM2987363v1, whole genome shotgun sequence.
acccagcatctttcagctattttacccagcatctttcagctgttttacccaacattttttagctgtcatacatttacccagcgtctttcagctgttttacccaatatttttcaactatcatacatttacctagcatctttcaactgttttacccagcatctttcagctgttttacccagcatctttcagttgtttacatggttgacacacacaagcaacatagttcatatcatattttattttcaatgcattacttacttaacctacatctcttacctttaacatatatttgcatagaatctcataccacacaatttaacagtaaaattcatacatattctagtaaaataggccaacccacatttaacatttaattactcaaaatacaatttccatttcttacataattattcagaaaattccttccactttcttcagttcatttccacaaatacataactaaataagcggtcctaggctcagaaatcataattttacatggttggcattttaataattcacaccaaaacatacatataatataacataaattattgcctttaatttcataaaatctgctttaatatataatttccctttACCCGAttttttgaactacgccaatagggatccgaaaaatacctgcggcgctcacccggaccctgaatcaaaaatcctaatttcattaaattaatcctaaataaaatattattttaatacttcttgggcccttaaatacccaataaataattatacccataaatatagccaaattaccaaatttcccaaatcccactctcgctttggagtggtgtctagaaaactccaattggaactttacttatgtcaaaatgacgacgatcacgactaggatccCATAGTGGTgcttgatcgtcgattcaacagcagatttaacgagaaattgagaaattaggaaaaagttgccttaccccaggaatggtgcctacgccactcccacgacaaatcctttccagtagaaatgtcggtggcggagttaggaatccaacgacaccttccattttCTGATCGGCTGAATATCCGCCGAGAAATTGAGtaaagaaaggagagagacggaggagTGACGTGAGGTGAAGGAGAGCGTACGGAGACAAGCAAAGAGCAAGATGAAAGGCACTGACGATCCAATTTGAAATTGGGTTGAATCAAATTGATTTGATGAAGCTTCCCGAAGAAGCTTTACCCAATATATATTATACCttaatttatatgtatatatatatatatctttattccaattagttttttttgcatattatttcttttttcttgtttatttaataaattaatttaataatgttcaaCTAATTAATTgactaataattttaattaattattttttaattttttttttcaggttattacagtACAAGTATGTGCTCATAGAGGTATGTATACAGAAACCCAATGAAAGGGCAGTCGATGAGGAAACCCAGGCTTACCAGAAGGGGATTAAGGGTGATGAGATGACACagtgttacattttggcatctatgtcgaATGTTCTGCAACATCAGTATCAGTATATGCCTTCTGCCTATGATATAATGCAAAACTtcaaagaaatgtttggggaTCAAAATCGTATTGCTAGGAAGACTGCTATgaaggaacttatgaatactactatGGCAGAAGGGACCCTAGTAAGGGATCATGTTTTGAAGATGATTAGTCTTCTTAATGAGCTAGAGACCCTTGGATCTAAAATCGATGGGGAAACCTAGGTCGATACCATTCTCCAGTCACTGCTTGACTCTTTCAAGCAGTTTTTCCTAAACTACAACATgaataagctctcttactctTTGGAAAAACTACTTAAAGAGCTTTAAGTAGCCGAGGCCCTCATCAGGAAGCCAACTATTGCTCTTGTGACTGAGAAAGGTTCTTCTTCTAGTACGAAAGGCTGAAAGAAGCAGAAAAAGGTTTAGAAACCACAGGGAGCTCCTCCAATAGTGCGTGGGCCGCAGGATGAAGTGAAAAAGCCTAAGGGTGAGTGTTTTCATTGCAAGCAGCCAGGGCACAGGAAATCACAATGTCTAGTTTATCTTGCCAAATAGAACAACGAaggtatatctcattcactagtagttgaaaTGTGTTTAGAAGTGATATATACCAGTAGCTAGTGTGTAAATACGAGAGCCACTAATCATATTTGCTATTCTTTGCAAGGGTTCCAGCAAACCCGTCAActaagtgatggggagatttacGTATTTCTGGGAGATGGCACGAAAGTGTCAGTAGTTGCAGTAGGAGATATTCGcatttcttttggtagagataagattttaatattgaaagactctctttatAAACCTTCCATTAGgaggaatttgatctcagtttccGATTTGGTTGATCATGGATATTatgtttattttaataaataagttgttattaagttaaataaatgttttatttgttctagtacattggtggatggtctttatattattaatcatgtttctcctacaatgcaactaaatgaattgaataacactgataaactactatgtaagagaaagaaaccttttgaattgaaccaaacttataTTTGGCACTTACGCCTAGGTCATATTAATTTGAGACATATTTCATGGTTGGTTTAGAAtggaccattaggttcattagaagtggagaCACTACCAGTCTGTGAATCCTacttagaaggtaagatgaccaagTGGCTCTTTTTGGCCAAGGGCTATAGAGCAAAAGATGCATTATAActagttcactttgatttgtgtggccccatgaatatccaggttagaggtggctttgagtatttcgttactttcattgatgattgctTTAGGTATgtgtatatttatttgatttcaaattcaaattcataaatttaaatttaaatttgaatttgaatttgaatttaaatttacccGGACCCTTGCAACCTTACCAGCAGCTCGAACCCCACTGGGGACGTTGCCCTTGGGGCCCCACCGAACCCCGGCACTACGCAACGGCAAACAAGGATTCATGGTATTATGATGCAAGCTACTTGACCATAATAGCTggatatttattatatcatatttcttatcTATAAATGCTTGTTTGGCGTGTTTGTTGTCCTTGCattatgtcattagcatgtaaaatttaaaattttaatgttggtttatgcatatgcaactagagaataaaattaattctcaagttataatacaatttattttataaaaaaatattaagggaatttggaattttatttgttgcgtgtaatttggttaccaatattggaatattaaatttatttgaatattaaacacgtgtttgtatccctcatgaattaaataattaagtgggtgagggaatttattacaaataaatcccatggtctccatcactagtttataggtgaagtaattaattttatgtgatgatattagtatTTTCCTCCCCATCGGATGAAATTAATTACAGACacaccaagtataaactctagtaattgttagtattgggtcacctctccatctGGGGATTCGCTATGAGACAATAggtctagtattatgtgatggtatacaATTAACTATGAATAATTGTATCCTCACCATCTGAGTCACTACTATTGTTTATAGGATCAAAACTAAGTCAGCAGTTTAATTTTGCTTGACATAGTTACTTGtctagatagtaaaattaaataggtcctcacctgtctacacaaatgttgaatagtaGACGACCTCCCATGGAGGTATACTACTCACAGTGTGCTAGGTTGCTGACAAATTCTTTACAAgaaaatattggtagagggaaccatatttttttaattgaattaaaagtttattattactcataatattttgttataatatgtgattctgAGGATTAAAATGGGTTTACATTCCCTGGCTATTATTCTCAAGGAAAACAAACTGGTTAGATCTAATTATATTGACTGGAAATGGAACTTGATTATAGTACTGACTGCagaggagtacaagtatgtgctcgTAGAGGTATGTACACAGAAACCCAGTAAAGGGGCAACCGATGAGGAACCCCAGGCTTATTGGAAGTGGATTAAGGTTGATGAGATGACGCagtgttacattttggcatctatgtcaAATGTTCTGCAACATCAACATCAGTTTATGCCTTCTGCCTATGATATAATGCAGAACCTCAAAGAAATATTTGGGGATCAAAATCGTACTGCTAGGCATACTGCTATGAAGGAACTTATGAATTATGGCAGACGGGGCCCCAGTAAGGGATTATGTTCTGAAGATGATTGGTCTTCTCAATGAACTAGAGATCCTTGGAGTTGAAATCGATGGGGAAATCCAGGTCGATATCGTTCTCCAATCACTGCCTGACTCTTTCAAGCAGTTTTTCTTGAACTACAACGTgaataagctctcttactcattggaaaaactacttaaagagcttcaagcaGTTGAGGGCCTCATTAGGAAGCCAACTAATGCTCTTGTGATTGAGAAAGGTTCTTCTTCTAGTACGAAAGGCCAAAAGAAGCAGAAAAAGGTTTAGAAACCACAGGGAGCTCCTCCAATAGTGTGTGGGCCGTAGGATGGAGTGAAAAAACCTAACGGCAAGTGTTTTCACTGTAAGCAGGTAGGGCACTTGAAATCATAATGTCCATTTCACTGCCTGACTCTTTCAAGCAGTTTTTCTTGAACTACAACGTgaataagctctcttactcattggaaaaactacttaaagagcttcaagcaGTTGAGGGCCTCATTAGGAAGCCAACTAATGCTCTTGTGATTGAGAAAGGTTCTTCTTCTAGTACGAAAGGCCAAAAGAAGCAGAAAAAGGTTTAGAAACCACAGGGAGCTCCTCCAATAGTGTGTGGGCCGTAGGATGGAGTGAAAAAGCCTAACGGCAAGTGTTTTCACTGTAAGCAGGTAGGGCACTTGAAATCATAATGTCCATTTCATCTCGCCAAATAGAACAACGAaggtatatctcattcactagtTGTTGAAAAGTGTTTAGAGGTGATATATACCAGTAGTTGGTGTGCAGATAAGGGAGCCACTAATCATATTTGCAATTCTTTGCAGGGGTTCCAGCAAACCCGCCAGCTAAGTGATGGAGAAATTTATGTATTTCTAGGAGATGGCACGAGAGTGTTAGTAGTTGCAGTAGGAGATATTCATATTGTTTTtggtagagataggattttaattttgaaagagtctctttatgtaccttccattagGAGGAATTAAGTTGGTTGATCGCGGATAttctatttattttaataaatcggttgttattaagttaaatacACGTTTTATTTGTTctggtacattggtggatggtctttatattattaattatgtttCTCCTACAatgcaactaaatgaattgaataacactgaTAAACTACCATGTAAGAGAACGAAACCTtttgaattgaaccaaacttatctttggcacttaTGCCTATGTCATATTAATCTGAGACGAATTTCAAGGCTGGTTCAGAAtggaccattaggttcattagaagtggagaCACTAGAAGTTTGTGAATCCTGCTTAGAAAGTAAGATGACCAAGCGGCCCTTTTGGCCAAGGGCTATAAAGCAAAAGAGGCGTTAGAAGTAGTTCACTCTGATTTGTGTGGCCCCATGAATATCCAGGTTAGAGGTGACTTTCAGTATTtcgttacttttattgatgattgctcttggtatgggtatatttatttgatataCCATAAGTTTGAATGCTTTAAGAAATTCAAGGTACTTAAGGCCGAAACGGAGAAGCGTtagggtaaatgtatcaagacactacgaTCTAATCATGGTGGCAAGTACCTTTTAGAAGAATTTGTGCATTACTTATCAGAGGATGTAATTGAATCCCAGTTGTCTGCACCTGGTatgccacaacagaatggtgtagaaGAAAGAAGGAATATGACTCTTATTAACATGGTcagatctatgatgagttattcataTTTGCCTAATTCGTTTTAAGGGCATGCACTAGAAACAACAGCCTATATTCTGAACTTGGTACCATCTAAGTCAGTACCCACTACAACCATAGAATTATGGATTGGGTGCAAACCTAGTCTGCGGCATGTTCAGATATGGGGTAGTCCACCACACGTGCTAAAAGGGAAAATagataagttggaatcaaggacaGATGTCTATTTATTTGTTAGCTACCCTAGTGGAACAAAAGGTGGTTtttttttcaattgtactaaGGATCAAAAGGTCATTGTTAGCATCAATGCTCGATTCTTAGAAGAAGATTgtgtaatgaaccacaaacccaaaagtaagattgttctagaagagttgagaggagatataccaACTATATTAATAGTGCCAGAAGAACTACCACAAGACAAAGTTATTGACATCCCTTTGCCTTGTCGTAGTGGAAGGAATGTTGTAACTTGAGCTGATTCTGACCCATCACGTGCCGCTACCATTAATACACCGGTTGTACAACTAGGGCAGAATGATGGGGCACAAGGATTAGGATCAATACAAAAAAACATTCCTCATCATAATGGGAGGGTTATACACCAACCTGATCGGTATATGTTCTTAGGAGAGTCTTAAGATAGGATCCCTGATGAATTGGATACTGATTTTGGCAATTATtgtgaagcacttcaagataaagatgcaCAACTCTGGAAAAAGGCTATGAAATCAGAGATGGAGTCTATGTACTCTAATCAAGCCTAGGATCTTGTATAGCCACCCGAAGGGATAAAACCCATCggatgcaagtggatctataagaagaagagaggagcacATGGAAaggtggaaaccttcaaggctaggcttATTGCGAAATGGTTTACTCAGAAAGAGGGAATCAATTGTGAGGAAACTTTCTCATCGATAGCAATGCTAAAGTCTATTTGGATTCTTTTATCCATTGCAGCTCATTTCGATTATGAAATTTGGAAAATGGATGTCAAGACAACTTTCTTTAATGGAAGTCTTGATAagtgcatctatatggtgcaaccagatggttttgcagcagtaggccaacaacacatgttgtgcaagcttaagaagtccatttatggacttaagtagacatctaggtcttggaacatccaTTTTGATCAAGTCATTAAATCTTATGATTTTGATCAATGCCCTGatgagtcatgtgtatacaaaaagcatGACAGATCGTAgtggtattcttggtgctatatgtggatgatatcatactCATCGGAAACgatgtgggggtattatcttcGATTAAGGTTTGGTTATTCAGAGAGttcgacatgaaggacttggaAGAAGCCAGTCAAATTAAGCTTTTGTGAGAGATCGCAAACAAAGGATGTTGGGCTTTtcacaagctacttatgtcaatatgtcTTGCCCATTTTAGCTTGTaggattccaagaaagggttactccctttctgacatggaatctctctatccaagGTTCAGTGTCCTAAAACATTgattgaggtagagaacatgaaggtAGTTCCTTATGCATCTGCAGTAGGaagcctcatgtatgctatgctttgcactagacctAACATCTGTTTTGCCGTACGCATGTTTAGTAGATATCAGTCTAACCCAGGGTAGGAACACTGGACtgcggtaaaacatataatcaagtacctaAAAAGGATtagggattatatgttggtttatcaggTAGATAGTCCagtacccattgggtacacaAACTCAGATTTTCAATTAGAtaaagatttcagaaaatcaaccTTAGGAAATCTATTTACCCtaggaggtggagccattagttgaaggagtatcaagcaatcatgtgttgCTGATTCCACTATAAAGGCCGAATATGTGGTATCCTCTAAGGCATCCAAGGAGATCATTTGACTTAGGAACTTTCTATTGGATTTAGGAGTGGTGCCTTCGATACAATCACCTATTACACTTTATTGTGATAATAGTGGGGCGGTTGCTAACTCTAAGGAACCCAGGACCCATATGAGGGCAAAACACATCGAGCGTAAGTAGCACCTGATACGAGATATCGTGTAGAGAGGTGATGTAGTGGTGATCAAGATTGCATTGGCAAGCAACCTGGCAAACTCATTTACAAAGAGCTTACCAATTaggacttttgatagtcatgtagagggaaTGGGAGTGAGATGTATGGCGGCATGACTTTgagtctaagtgggagattgttagggatttatactgaaagacatgctttatgtaatcggttttagtatttattaataactttagttattcCACTTTAATAAGAATCTTTATGAgtaatgtttgcctgacattatttatttaatgattatgcatgtgtgtcttttattctgtatagtaggtgatctagtgtgtagagtacgacttatatacagaagattagatcatcattTTTTATAGAATCTAAGTTCATGCTTcatagtcttaaatgaaattggacccaccattggtaggactgtagtgCAAGgctttaataggtctgtcttgactattgggaatggtttAGTTCAACCTCCTTGTGCTAGTTCACTTTGGGTGTATTGAATAGGACCGTCTTGATGTAATtattttatactgactatataaaacaattaataactcatgattattatgagtgcttatgctcttaatcctgatatgattattggacacgtgcatagtgtttattactttgattcatagaagagtagGATTCTTTATAggtcaaaatactcagtgagttgggtgatgacattatgtatATGGTGAACATTAATCATTGATGGAATCCATGTTCCAGTATTGGGATTGATGATATCCttttgaggaagcttataagttttgattgtgtcaaaccctgcaagAGGATTTTGAATCCgccacatcaaataagttaagtggaaggtctaagggaattgatatgttaattaattaaattgttagtaatttaatttaatagaagagtatctgtaatctttacgtggggagataaatatgtatttaataataggagcttgaaatttaattttgaatatgatagggagtgcaattataattttttagtggtatcaattataattaacgtaattaaggataaattcaggtcgaattaggaattcttaattacatggGAATCCTTAGTCATATTTACCCAGAGGTCCCTGCtatagcctatatacacgcgctccatttAGTAGCTATGGGAGACGAAAAATCTCTCACAGAGGCAGGCATTTtcatgagagaagaaaaccctagcagccgcttatgagcccactctctcaggagtaAGACGTGTttaaggaatacagtagaagattcctggTCATCTTCAAGAGCTCATTTTCATACTTGCAGATTTGGGATCAAACCAGACAGATCTcgtaggtataatcctaatcacgtaattaggaaTTATATGAtctgattatttttttttgttatccgtatgcactacaacCGAATCTTAGGGCTATTTCACAATTCCCTTCACCTCTAACCATGGACTCGAAGAACCATCATCCTAAAAAATATAGTCCACATTGATGGGGTTGGAGTTATCTCCAATTTCTTGTTGGCAACCTTTGTTGCGTGTCTTAACTTTAGCCTCATGTTGTAATGCATGAAAACATGTTTTTTTGTCTTGTGTACTTCAATCTATTCCTTGTTTTTTTTGTGTGGATGAGGCTAAACGTGTTCCAATTATACTTATAGTTCGAAACTAATATGGTttggctaagaactctaattgttattctttggagctcaggtgCACATATCCCATAATGGATCCACCATCCAACTGTATTGAATAATTgaagaaaaatatatttcaatattcaatataacgtatttttgaaaattcaaatttgaacatgaaaatgacaaaatagatCCATTCATCTATTATTTAGGTATATTTACCcagatttgtttgtttcactccCCTTTAAGCCAATGGAGTTCCAAATGTCTCGTATCTATCTCGATATAACAATAACTAGCAAAGGATAATTGTgaagtataattaattaattaggtatatATTATAGAAATTATTGCAAAATAGAACCGATATTTACTTGATTAATAGActgaatttgagtatctatattaattaccaacttggttatcacttttttaacctcATCTATGACTTCTCTAGCTACTTCAGGAGAGGgaggggcaccataaagaaattgggggctaaaaaaatatcctaaaattaaattcataaacaaaataatcaataataatgTTTTAATGCAAGTATGCAACTATGCAAGAACGTAACCATATAATATTTTGCATACTTTAAATAATCAGAAAGTgtatttttacattttatttacaCTTATTAGCTACATACAAGTCTTGATGCAATTGAAAAGTAGAACTGATAATCTTTCTAGAATCGATAATCTTTTTAAGTAGCCAGCTTCACCCTATTTATTTCCTCATACATGTaacccatggttggtttttcatcaccatcaactaatttaagaactttcaccaaggcTTCCTGCACTTTAATTATGTTAGAGGCATTTTGCAAAAACTATTttcctaagataattttcttggCATTATATGCTAAGCCTAATTTTGCCATCCCAaaccttgatttttttttttccaagcatAAGATATGCACATTTCTCTCAACGTTTGTTTATGTCTAACAATGGTCTCCAAAGGCAATAAATTTGGTGGTAAATTGAGTGATGGCAGGACAAAAAaattctctattatttgtgaatttctttaTGAAATTCACTTTTCATGTGTGATTTTAAATAAAGGAGGTCATTAGTTTTGCACTCCTAAGAACTTTTTCACATTACTCTTCTTACCAATGTTGTCAAGAATAAGGTTTGTGCAATGAGCTACACATGCTGTCCAGTAGAGATTGGGCTTTTTTGGCATTAACAATTTCCTTTCTACCTTCATTGCGGCTTTATTATCGATCAGTCACTACTTAGACAACATTTTTCTCTCCAAtctcttcaaccacctcatctattaatttgaaatgaaattataagtttaataattaatattaaaattaaaaatatacaagTCATCAAGGGACTCAAGTCTATAAATTCAGTTGTTCGATTCGGCACATTAGAGACATCAATTGACTTGTAGAACATGGTGTCTCTATTGCAATAAATTGaaaagtttattatgtgttttcttGTGGGTCCTATCCAACCATCAAACATAATggttacacctctctccttctaaatgctagcaaaagaaaagatataatttttcatttcttgatactcttgctccaaataaatttgaGAGACCTCATAGGATGATGTCTTTCACCCCTTTTCCAACCTCTGTAGCAACATCAAGCATCTATTGCATAACTGGAGAGTCAACTACGTTTGCTGGAattcgattataaattaggaGTTTTCCCACTACTTTTCCTAATATACTCCTTAAATCCTTCAAAAGTTTGGTAtttattttcaattgcttggtactCCTACTTCTTTCTAGAGTAGGATCTATCGCCCTTAATCTAGCCTCAGGGGCGTTAAGGTTAATCCATTGCAGTTCACTACCTCTATCTTCTTAAACACTCCATGATTGAGCTCTACCAAAACCATTGACATTGCCACTACTAGAGCCACCCCACTGTTCATAATAGTTACCACTTCCACAAGTTCTTGCCCTAAATCTTTGCTTCTCTTCCCATTCTTGCTATGCTCCTATTCTTTTTCATCGACCGAATCTCATTCTTTCCTCATTTGAATATTCTTCgctgctcaaattttcaaaatcttctctaATTTGAGCTTCCATTTATTCTTGCCTTTCTTGTTTATCTTTCTTCTTCTCGGCATATTGTTGTAGATGGTTTATCATTTCTTCTCTAACCTACGTGGTTACATTTGGACATGAAGACATTTGATCTATTTTATTTACCAAATGTTGTTCCAACTATGTAATTCCTCCTTTAGATGTCTTTCCATATAATTTACATACAACAACATGTCTACTACCTTCTACTGGAGTAGTAAAATGTCAACCAATATCTTCACTATGTAGCATTTTACTTCCTTTTTTAATCATGCGACATCTTGATGCTTGATTAGACGATTTCTAAACgtaagcaaaaataaaaaagttatgGTCTTATACAAGAAATTAAGAATAAAATGGTACATAATTAGTTAACTGCATAACAATATAACATAAATGGCAGATTAAATTTAAGACTTTTTAAGTTGCCAATTGCTAGGTGTTAAGTTATTAACTAATAAATACTTAATAACTACCAAAATAGGAAATAGGAATTGATAAAGTTAATACAAATAAGTTATTATCTATTGATTCTATTGAGatattttctcaaattatataaattttagttgatttatacatatatataatgcTGTTATTTATATGGAAATTcacaatttagaaaaataaatatagaatTGTAGgtcttataatttaattatttagaaGGTAGTGTACTTGAGTGTCTTGACTACTTATGTAGAAATTAGaatatattataaattgtagatctaatattaaattattaattatcaaggtatttaaaaaataaatatgtagatttataatttgcaaaaaaatttatattaatatttttttaacttaTATAATTAATCACTTGCATTGTTAGTTGTtacaaacataaaataaaatatgaaatgtaattagtaatttagtaataATATATATACTAACTTACTAGGTGCAGTCTTACAATCTAAAtctaatattaaataataaatttgtaGATCTATAGACTCTATACcttttacaaatttttatattaattaataaatttgatttatatatttaattatttacaaatttacatgcataaaataaaataaaagtgatTAAGTATAAACATAAAagtataaaataaactaaattactAGGCTAGTAACAGTGTAGCACTACAACAATGCTGGAGTAGCTGAGTAGCCTCTACTCGTCTACTgcttcaaattaaaaaataataataaaaaaaggaagaCTGGAAGATGACATGCTCGACAATTAAGAATTCTCGAACTTGTCGAATGGAGTGAGTTTCACCTGCATGCCTCTGAATCCTCAAATTTCTTCTTGTTTATgaaatatttcataatttcttcgTAGACTCTACCCTAAACTTTCCTAAATA
Coding sequences within:
- the LOC131143824 gene encoding uncharacterized protein LOC131143824, producing MTVLRLLQYKYVLIEVCIQKPNERAVDEETQAYQKGIKGDEMTQCYILASMSNVLQHQYQYMPSAYDIMQNFKEMFGDQNRIARKTAMKELMNTTMAEGTLVRDHVLKMISLLNELETLGSKIDGET
- the LOC131143825 gene encoding uncharacterized protein LOC131143825 produces the protein MGLHSLAIILKENKLVRSNYIDWKWNLIIVLTAEEYKYVLVEVCTQKPSKGATDEEPQAYWKWIKVDEMTQCYILASMSNVLQHQHQFMPSAYDIMQNLKEIFGDQNRTARHTAMKELMNYGRRGPKILGVEIDGEIQVDIVLQSLPDSFKQFFLNYNVNKLSYSLEKLLKELQAVEGLIRKPTNALVIEKGRALEIIMSISLPDSFKQFFLNYNVNKLSYSLEKLLKELQAVEGLIRKPTNALVIEKGSSSSTKGQKKQKKV